Proteins encoded by one window of Chryseobacterium aquaeductus:
- a CDS encoding lipocalin family protein: protein MKKYLLLFAFSALALNSCEDDDIQNYELDMLKGEWKTKKAEVISGADNKTVISTDVPAGCSAKSVTEFRTDYYAAYTAVTGIGATCTSSKTEGKYSYDSEKKELTIQYDNDMPRKFKVIILSSTEMRLMTMFDNIDQDGDTVIDYTYISYVR from the coding sequence ATGAAAAAATACTTACTTTTATTTGCCTTTTCAGCCTTAGCGCTAAATTCGTGTGAAGATGATGATATTCAAAACTATGAATTGGATATGTTAAAAGGTGAATGGAAGACGAAAAAAGCAGAAGTGATTTCTGGAGCAGACAATAAAACAGTAATTTCTACCGATGTACCTGCAGGATGTAGTGCAAAAAGCGTAACAGAATTCAGAACTGATTACTATGCTGCTTACACGGCAGTTACCGGTATAGGAGCAACCTGTACGAGCAGCAAAACAGAAGGTAAATATTCGTACGATTCAGAAAAGAAAGAATTGACCATTCAGTATGACAACGATATGCCGAGAAAGTTTAAAGTTATTATTTTGAGCAGTACAGAAATGCGACTGATGACCATGTTTGACAATATAGATCAAGACGGTGATACGGTCATCGATTATACATATATTAGCTACGTAAGATAG
- a CDS encoding ABC1 kinase family protein: MFDKQQRKLKRSARLISVLSKYGFKDMIARMGKKPEENSATSDEIISKGTVYERIRLVLEELGPTFVKLGQTFSNREDLLPPELIQELQKLQDRVEMVEMNVEEILENEFNISIKDYFLEINSQPLATASIAQVYLATLITGEKVILKIKKPDVLSVIEDDLLLIKDLVKLISTYSEIGSKLNLKQAIATFEKSLLEEVSLVNERNNIQQFALNFKKHKETYVPIVYDDFSNNNILCMEFIDGIKVTDKEELLKHNIDPVVVSEVGLRLFVSQILDYGFFHADPHAGNILVKKDGRVVFIDFGAVGKIQPNDKEILESLIVAFVAKNAQKIVRYLKKMAVSYEIPDERRFENDVEEVVNFVHSTSLKDIDPQLIINKMKDVLKENRLYMPDYFYLLFKGIGLIEGVGRTINPDLDIVKSLHPYTKKILTKKISPKNLMKKGMDKVINFTDTIDEIPKELRSVLQKLDDNEFTISSEIKNIEKTNQLIKTSVVNLILTMILGANIIATAIVFVSESGPKVGEMSLIAVLGFAFSVLLMIVLLLRLTRK; encoded by the coding sequence ATGTTTGACAAACAACAGCGAAAGCTGAAAAGATCTGCCCGGCTCATTTCCGTTCTAAGCAAATACGGCTTCAAAGATATGATTGCCAGAATGGGCAAAAAACCGGAAGAAAATTCTGCAACATCTGACGAAATTATTTCCAAAGGAACCGTTTATGAGAGAATCAGACTGGTTTTAGAAGAACTGGGACCAACTTTTGTGAAGCTCGGACAAACATTCAGCAACCGTGAAGATTTACTTCCGCCGGAATTGATTCAGGAGTTACAAAAGCTCCAGGACAGAGTGGAAATGGTGGAAATGAATGTCGAGGAAATTCTGGAAAACGAATTTAATATTTCGATTAAAGATTATTTCTTGGAGATCAATAGCCAACCTTTGGCAACAGCATCGATTGCACAAGTTTATCTGGCGACATTGATTACTGGTGAAAAAGTAATATTAAAAATCAAAAAACCTGATGTTCTCAGCGTGATTGAAGATGATTTGCTTTTGATCAAAGATTTAGTGAAACTGATATCTACGTATTCTGAAATAGGATCTAAACTAAATCTGAAACAGGCAATTGCAACTTTTGAAAAGTCCTTACTAGAAGAAGTTTCTTTGGTCAACGAACGAAACAATATCCAGCAGTTTGCACTCAACTTTAAAAAACATAAGGAAACTTATGTTCCCATTGTCTACGATGATTTTTCTAACAATAACATCCTTTGCATGGAATTTATTGACGGAATAAAAGTCACTGATAAAGAAGAACTTTTAAAGCATAATATCGATCCTGTGGTAGTTTCTGAAGTTGGTTTAAGACTTTTCGTATCACAGATTTTAGATTATGGTTTCTTCCATGCAGATCCTCATGCAGGAAATATATTGGTAAAAAAAGATGGGAGAGTTGTTTTCATTGATTTTGGAGCTGTAGGAAAAATTCAGCCAAATGACAAAGAAATTCTCGAAAGCTTAATTGTTGCATTTGTAGCTAAAAATGCTCAGAAAATTGTTCGTTATCTCAAAAAGATGGCAGTAAGCTATGAGATTCCAGATGAAAGACGATTTGAAAATGATGTGGAAGAAGTGGTGAATTTCGTACACAGTACATCTCTGAAAGATATAGATCCTCAGCTGATCATTAATAAAATGAAAGATGTGCTGAAAGAAAACAGGCTCTACATGCCGGATTATTTTTATCTTTTATTTAAAGGAATTGGTTTGATAGAAGGAGTTGGAAGAACAATCAATCCGGATCTGGATATTGTAAAAAGTCTTCATCCGTACACCAAAAAAATATTAACCAAAAAAATAAGTCCAAAAAACCTAATGAAAAAGGGGATGGACAAAGTCATTAATTTTACGGATACAATTGATGAAATTCCAAAAGAGTTAAGATCTGTTCTTCAAAAATTAGATGACAACGAATTTACGATTTCAAGCGAAATTAAAAACATTGAAAAGACAAATCAACTCATAAAAACCAGCGTTGTTAATTTGATTTTAACGATGATTTTAGGAGCCAATATCATTGCAACGGCGATCGTTTTTGTATCAGAATCAGGACCTAAAGTTGGGGAAATGTCTTTGATTGCTGTTTTAGGATTTGCTTTTTCTGTTTTATTAATGATTGTTCTTTTATTGAGACTTACAAGGAAATGA
- a CDS encoding DEAD/DEAH box helicase: protein MEKLTFADFDLPVKVLDVLADLNLFEPTPIQEKSIGPILSGRDVMGIAQTGTGKTLAYLLPVLKTWKYNKTGNPTVVVLVPTRELVVQVAEIVTKLTENITARVIGIYGGKNINTQKLLFKDGCDILVGTPGRIMDLAIDNAISLREVQKLIIDEFDEMLNLGFRPQLTHIFEMMREKRQNILFSATMTEAVDEMLAQYFAGPIEISLAKSGTPLEKIEQTAYKVENFNTKINLLEHLLKSNEDMSKVLIFTNNKKNADLLLTKIEELFPEEFDVIHSNKSQNYRLKAMKSFENEMLRGLITTDVMARGLDISNITHVINFETPEVPEQYIHRIGRTGRADKDGKAITFVTKKEETLVLDIELLMDKELRYIDFPETVKINPKKIASEEDEIIMKNPAHAKIYEGGGAFHEKKDKNKKENWGGPTKRKAPKKFGANRSQQKAISKSKRKK, encoded by the coding sequence ATGGAAAAACTCACTTTTGCAGACTTTGATCTCCCGGTTAAAGTTCTTGATGTTTTAGCAGATTTAAACTTATTTGAGCCTACTCCAATTCAGGAGAAGAGTATAGGACCGATTCTTTCGGGAAGAGATGTGATGGGAATTGCACAAACGGGAACGGGAAAAACGTTGGCGTATCTTTTACCTGTACTTAAAACCTGGAAATACAATAAAACGGGAAATCCTACTGTTGTGGTTTTGGTTCCTACAAGAGAATTGGTAGTGCAAGTTGCCGAAATTGTAACAAAACTGACAGAAAATATCACTGCAAGAGTAATCGGGATTTATGGTGGAAAAAACATCAATACACAAAAACTTTTATTTAAGGATGGTTGTGATATTTTGGTGGGAACTCCGGGTAGAATCATGGATTTGGCAATTGATAATGCGATCTCGCTAAGAGAAGTGCAAAAGCTGATTATTGATGAATTTGATGAAATGTTGAATCTTGGTTTCAGACCACAGTTGACGCATATTTTTGAAATGATGAGAGAAAAAAGACAGAATATTCTTTTTTCTGCTACCATGACAGAAGCTGTTGACGAAATGCTGGCTCAGTATTTTGCAGGTCCTATTGAAATATCTTTGGCAAAATCGGGAACTCCACTTGAGAAAATAGAACAGACAGCATATAAAGTTGAAAACTTCAACACAAAAATCAATTTACTTGAACATTTGCTGAAAAGTAATGAAGATATGTCTAAGGTATTGATCTTCACCAACAATAAAAAGAATGCTGATTTGTTGTTGACAAAAATAGAAGAACTTTTCCCCGAAGAATTTGATGTAATCCATTCCAACAAATCTCAGAACTACAGATTAAAAGCAATGAAAAGCTTTGAAAATGAAATGCTAAGAGGTTTGATTACTACAGATGTAATGGCTAGAGGTTTAGATATTTCAAATATTACTCACGTTATTAATTTTGAAACTCCTGAAGTTCCCGAGCAGTATATTCATAGAATCGGTAGAACAGGTAGGGCAGATAAAGACGGTAAAGCGATAACTTTTGTTACCAAAAAAGAGGAAACTCTGGTTTTGGATATTGAGTTGTTGATGGATAAAGAATTAAGATATATCGACTTCCCGGAAACGGTAAAAATCAATCCGAAAAAGATCGCATCTGAAGAAGATGAAATCATCATGAAAAATCCTGCACATGCAAAAATATATGAAGGTGGAGGCGCATTTCATGAGAAGAAAGACAAAAATAAGAAAGAAAATTGGGGCGGGCCAACCAAAAGAAAAGCTCCTAAAAAATTCGGAGCCAACCGATCGCAACAAAAAGCAATCTCAAAATCTAAAAGAAAGAAATAG
- a CDS encoding phosphoenolpyruvate carboxylase: MRQDQRAEKFRQIVENKFQIYNSLFMSLPYDKMTNIGMLLPFLYEESKEGYQAGKTPEEIVEEFFANHTDLQTEEQKLELLFKIIQYIERQVVLFDSIEDAAFPNMHSESDSGTVTNLFERSQQDHKLEKVREKLRDFTVKVVFTAHPTQFYPSSVQRILHDLRKSITDDSITNIDMLLQQLGKTPFVNKEKPTPIDEALSIIHYLRYVYYDTIGELFTKIKETFGNRHFHLHEDLIQLGFWPGGDRDGNPFVTADVTKRVSEELRTAILKSYYGNLKDVRRRLSFRGVSEVLGQLSAELYTAIFRNERITAEDILKRLNEAEKILVEQHNSLFLDQLENFKDRVKIFGTHFATLDVRQDSRIHQQVIDDVYKAKFGESEATNDDKFNQLIQVSEKIDADGFEDIVKDTLINVAQVKDIQFANGNRGMNRYIISNSDAVKDVMNVYAFFKITGYKDEEINMDIVPLFETMEGLDNAESVMTELYQNPIYQKHLERRGNQQTIMLGFSDGTKDGGYLKANWEIYKAKEVLTKLSEENGIKVVFFDGRGGPPARGGGKTHDFYASQGKTIANNKIELTIQGQTITSIFGNKEQAKYNFEQLLTAGVENDVFKNSKKDLTEKERALILELANISYKKYSDLKAHPMFVPYLQEMSTLEYYGKTNIGSRPSKRGGGNELKFEDLRAIPFVGSWSQLKQNVPGFFGFGFAMQQLKEEGRFDEVRELYRGSDFFKTLVLNSMMSMNKSYFPLTYYIKDNPKFGEFWNVLFTEYNLSKDIMLELTGFKMLQEEDPLSRKSVKIREKIVLPLLSIQQYALMKIQKGEGNKAAYEKLVTRSLFGNINASRNSA, from the coding sequence ATGAGACAAGACCAGCGCGCAGAAAAATTCAGGCAGATTGTAGAGAATAAATTTCAAATTTACAATTCATTATTTATGAGCCTGCCTTATGATAAAATGACCAATATCGGGATGCTTCTTCCTTTTCTTTATGAAGAGAGCAAAGAAGGTTATCAGGCAGGGAAAACTCCCGAAGAAATTGTAGAGGAATTTTTTGCCAACCATACCGATTTGCAAACTGAAGAACAGAAACTTGAATTGTTGTTTAAAATCATTCAATATATCGAAAGACAAGTGGTTTTATTTGATAGTATTGAAGATGCTGCGTTTCCAAACATGCATTCTGAGAGTGACAGCGGAACGGTAACCAACCTTTTTGAGCGTTCACAACAAGATCATAAGCTGGAGAAAGTACGTGAGAAATTACGCGATTTCACTGTTAAAGTTGTCTTTACAGCTCACCCAACGCAATTTTATCCGAGTTCGGTACAAAGAATTTTGCATGATCTAAGAAAATCAATAACCGATGATTCGATTACGAATATCGATATGCTTTTGCAGCAATTGGGGAAAACACCTTTCGTCAACAAAGAAAAACCAACGCCAATTGATGAAGCTTTGAGCATCATTCATTATCTGAGATATGTGTATTATGATACCATTGGTGAATTGTTTACTAAAATCAAAGAAACTTTCGGAAACAGACATTTTCATTTGCATGAAGATTTAATTCAGCTTGGTTTCTGGCCAGGTGGCGACAGAGACGGAAACCCTTTTGTGACGGCAGATGTGACGAAAAGAGTTTCTGAAGAACTTCGTACAGCAATTTTAAAATCATATTACGGAAATTTAAAAGATGTAAGAAGAAGATTGAGCTTCAGAGGAGTTTCCGAAGTTTTGGGACAATTGAGTGCTGAATTGTACACTGCCATTTTTAGAAATGAAAGAATTACCGCAGAAGATATTCTTAAAAGATTAAATGAAGCCGAAAAAATATTAGTTGAACAACACAATTCGCTGTTTCTTGATCAGCTTGAAAACTTTAAAGACCGTGTAAAAATCTTTGGAACTCACTTCGCAACTTTAGATGTAAGACAAGACAGCAGAATTCATCAGCAAGTTATTGATGATGTTTATAAAGCTAAATTTGGTGAGTCTGAAGCAACTAATGATGATAAATTTAACCAGTTAATACAGGTTTCAGAAAAAATAGATGCTGATGGTTTTGAAGATATTGTAAAAGATACTTTGATCAATGTCGCTCAGGTAAAAGATATTCAGTTTGCCAACGGAAACCGTGGGATGAACCGATACATTATTTCAAATTCTGATGCCGTAAAAGATGTGATGAATGTGTATGCATTTTTCAAAATCACAGGCTATAAGGATGAAGAAATCAACATGGATATTGTTCCTCTTTTTGAAACGATGGAAGGTCTTGATAATGCAGAAAGCGTGATGACCGAATTGTACCAAAATCCGATCTACCAAAAACACCTCGAAAGAAGAGGCAACCAACAAACCATAATGCTTGGTTTTTCAGACGGTACGAAAGACGGAGGTTATCTGAAAGCCAACTGGGAAATTTACAAAGCAAAAGAAGTTCTAACCAAATTATCTGAAGAAAACGGAATTAAAGTAGTCTTTTTCGACGGACGAGGCGGTCCACCAGCAAGAGGTGGCGGTAAGACTCACGATTTCTATGCATCGCAAGGTAAAACGATTGCTAATAATAAAATCGAATTGACCATTCAGGGACAAACCATCACAAGTATTTTCGGAAATAAAGAACAAGCAAAATATAATTTTGAGCAATTGCTTACTGCCGGAGTAGAAAATGATGTGTTTAAAAATTCCAAAAAAGATTTAACGGAAAAAGAAAGAGCATTAATTCTTGAGCTCGCAAATATCAGTTATAAAAAGTATTCAGATCTTAAGGCGCATCCAATGTTTGTACCTTATCTTCAGGAGATGAGTACGCTCGAATATTACGGAAAAACTAATATCGGAAGCCGACCATCAAAACGAGGTGGTGGAAATGAGTTGAAATTTGAAGACTTAAGAGCAATTCCATTTGTGGGATCTTGGTCGCAATTGAAACAAAATGTTCCCGGATTTTTTGGTTTTGGATTTGCGATGCAGCAATTGAAAGAAGAAGGAAGATTTGATGAAGTAAGAGAATTATACAGAGGTTCAGATTTCTTTAAAACTTTAGTTCTCAATTCGATGATGAGTATGAACAAGTCTTACTTCCCACTGACGTATTATATTAAGGACAATCCTAAATTCGGTGAATTCTGGAATGTGCTTTTCACTGAATACAATCTTTCCAAAGATATTATGCTTGAATTGACAGGCTTTAAAATGCTTCAGGAAGAAGATCCGTTATCAAGGAAATCAGTTAAAATCCGTGAGAAAATTGTGCTTCCGTTATTGAGTATTCAGCAATATGCTTTAATGAAAATTCAAAAAGGTGAAGGGAATAAAGCCGCGTATGAAAAATTGGTAACTAGATCACTGTTTGGAAATATTAATGCGAGTAGAAATTCGGCGTAA
- a CDS encoding lipocalin family protein codes for MKNKIFLALVAGFIFNSCSKDDDQPEEFSIVGVWSPSREIVVSGSDGITLSNDPASSCYQFSTFDFKDDNTLSSKIYDTEITGTCENFGTTTVPYSYDHNAKKLIIENEETEIVSRTFKELQIVSGYEDRNDDFIDDKIILVLGKK; via the coding sequence ATGAAGAATAAGATATTTTTAGCTCTTGTAGCAGGTTTTATTTTTAACTCTTGCTCCAAAGACGATGATCAGCCGGAAGAGTTTTCAATTGTAGGAGTTTGGAGTCCTTCCAGAGAAATTGTAGTTTCCGGAAGTGATGGAATTACTCTTTCAAACGATCCTGCATCGTCATGCTATCAATTCAGCACGTTTGATTTTAAAGATGATAATACGTTGTCTTCTAAAATTTATGATACCGAAATCACCGGAACGTGTGAGAACTTTGGTACGACTACAGTTCCTTATTCTTACGATCACAACGCTAAAAAATTGATCATAGAAAATGAAGAAACAGAAATAGTAAGCCGAACCTTTAAAGAATTACAAATTGTTTCCGGATATGAAGATAGAAATGATGACTTTATAGATGATAAAATAATCCTTGTACTCGGGAAAAAATAA
- a CDS encoding iron-containing alcohol dehydrogenase, protein MLNFELKNPTKILFGKGEISKISKEIPQDAKILMIYGGGSIKNNGVYDQVKDALKEHNLHEFGGVPANPEYEVLVKALQFIRENKITYLLAVGGGSVIDGVKFLSAAAKYEGEPWDILKRPVRTLEGEALPFATILTLPATGSEMNSGYVISRRETNEKLSSGGPGLFPQFSVLDPEVIRSIPKRQIANGIADAYTHVLEQYMTAPSSADLQERIAESILISLQETAPKVMTENFDYDAAGNFMWCCTMALNGLIQKGVITDWAVHAMGHELTAYYGIDHARTLAVIAPSHYRYNFDTKKEKLAQYAERVWKITDGNTEEKAEAAIRKMEEFFHSLEIQTKLSDYTEDYQKTAERVEKAFTERNWLGLGEHKNLTPQDAYKIVEMSY, encoded by the coding sequence ATGCTTAATTTCGAGTTAAAAAATCCGACAAAAATATTATTTGGAAAAGGTGAAATCTCCAAAATCTCAAAAGAAATTCCACAAGATGCTAAAATCCTGATGATCTATGGAGGTGGAAGTATCAAAAATAATGGCGTTTATGACCAGGTAAAAGATGCATTGAAAGAGCATAATCTTCACGAGTTCGGTGGTGTTCCTGCAAATCCTGAGTATGAGGTTTTGGTAAAAGCTTTACAATTCATTAGAGAAAACAAAATCACATATTTACTTGCAGTAGGTGGAGGATCAGTAATTGATGGCGTGAAATTTCTTTCAGCAGCAGCAAAATACGAAGGTGAACCTTGGGATATTTTAAAGAGACCTGTAAGAACTTTGGAGGGTGAAGCTTTACCTTTCGCCACCATTCTCACTTTGCCTGCAACAGGTTCTGAAATGAATTCAGGCTACGTAATTTCAAGAAGAGAAACCAACGAAAAACTTTCTTCCGGCGGTCCGGGATTATTTCCTCAATTCTCTGTCTTGGATCCGGAAGTCATCAGATCTATACCTAAACGACAAATTGCCAACGGAATTGCAGATGCGTACACTCATGTATTAGAACAATATATGACGGCACCTTCTTCGGCAGATCTTCAAGAGCGAATTGCAGAAAGTATTTTAATTAGTTTACAGGAAACTGCGCCAAAAGTAATGACCGAAAATTTTGATTATGATGCAGCGGGCAACTTTATGTGGTGTTGTACGATGGCATTGAACGGACTCATTCAGAAAGGTGTCATCACAGATTGGGCAGTTCACGCAATGGGTCACGAGCTCACCGCCTATTACGGAATCGACCATGCGAGAACTTTGGCAGTAATTGCACCTTCCCACTACCGTTACAATTTTGATACTAAAAAAGAAAAACTGGCTCAGTATGCCGAACGTGTCTGGAAAATAACGGACGGAAATACGGAAGAAAAAGCTGAAGCTGCCATTAGAAAAATGGAAGAGTTTTTCCACAGTTTAGAAATTCAAACTAAACTTTCTGATTATACGGAAGATTATCAAAAAACAGCAGAACGTGTTGAAAAAGCTTTTACAGAAAGAAACTGGCTTGGTTTGGGAGAACATAAAAATCTAACTCCTCAAGATGCTTACAAAATTGTAGAAATGAGCTACTAG
- a CDS encoding GDSL-type esterase/lipase family protein: MKKIFAAFLLLTFVLIFSQNKKPMFWQDIQNFKKLNQEAAPPKNAILLIGSSSFTKWQDVSEYFPGKTIINRGFGGSRLTDLNYFSEDLLNPYQPKQIIIYCGENDFADDANLKTDVVVDRYKTFYKKIRSKFPNIQVDYISIKYSPSREHLWKQMKEANNKIAKFMEKEKNADFIDITSIMNDNNGNVRKDLFVEDMLHMTPEGYQLWTKVMKPYMK; encoded by the coding sequence ATGAAGAAGATTTTCGCAGCATTTTTATTGCTCACCTTTGTGCTTATTTTTTCTCAGAATAAAAAGCCTATGTTTTGGCAAGACATTCAGAATTTTAAAAAATTGAATCAGGAAGCTGCACCACCAAAAAATGCAATTCTTTTAATAGGAAGTTCATCTTTTACAAAATGGCAGGATGTTTCAGAGTATTTCCCGGGAAAAACGATTATTAACAGAGGTTTCGGAGGATCACGATTGACTGATTTAAATTATTTTTCGGAAGATTTATTAAATCCTTACCAGCCAAAACAAATCATCATCTACTGTGGCGAAAATGATTTTGCCGACGATGCAAATTTGAAAACCGATGTTGTAGTCGATCGTTACAAAACGTTCTACAAAAAAATTCGTTCAAAATTCCCGAATATTCAGGTAGATTATATTTCGATTAAATATTCCCCGAGCCGAGAACATCTTTGGAAACAAATGAAAGAAGCAAACAATAAAATTGCAAAATTTATGGAGAAAGAAAAGAATGCTGATTTTATTGACATTACTTCAATAATGAATGACAACAATGGCAATGTGAGAAAAGATCTTTTTGTAGAAGATATGCTTCACATGACTCCCGAAGGTTACCAGCTTTGGACAAAGGTGATGAAGCCTTACATGAAATAA
- the guaA gene encoding glutamine-hydrolyzing GMP synthase, protein MNNGIIILDFGSQYNQLIGRRIREMGVYSEILPFNTPLATILEKQPKGIILSGGPSSVNAENAHLVEKELYEQGIPVLGICYGMQLTAHLLGGTVHKGVKGEYGKAHLDIIKESSLLKGVTQNSIVWMSHFDEVGLLPPGFELNAKSGVIASIANEEKKIYCVQFHPEVSHTEEGGKMLENFVFAICDSEKNWKLTNYIEKTVEEIKERVGDNKVILGLSGGVDSSVAAVLIHKAIGDQLQCIFVDTGLLRKDEDVKVMENYGEHFHMNIKLVDAKERFLSKLAGVDDPEAKRKIIGNEFIHVFDEESHKIEGAKFLAQGTIYPDVIESQSVNGPSAVIKSHHNVGGLPEEMEFELLEPLRELFKDEVRKVGEELGIPHHLVHRHPFPGPGLGIRILGAVDAEKVKILQEADDIFIEELYKNDLYEKVSQAFVVLLPVKSVGVMGDERTYEYTAVVRSANTIDFMTATWSRLPYEFLDTVSSRIINEVRGINRVAYDISSKPPATIEWE, encoded by the coding sequence ATGAACAACGGTATTATCATATTAGATTTCGGATCTCAATACAACCAGCTTATCGGAAGAAGAATCCGTGAGATGGGTGTATATTCTGAAATTTTACCATTCAATACACCTTTAGCAACAATTTTAGAAAAGCAGCCAAAAGGAATTATCCTTTCTGGTGGACCAAGTTCTGTGAATGCAGAAAATGCGCATTTGGTCGAGAAAGAACTATATGAACAGGGAATTCCGGTTCTGGGAATTTGTTACGGAATGCAGCTGACTGCGCACCTTTTAGGAGGAACAGTACATAAAGGCGTAAAGGGTGAATACGGAAAAGCACATTTAGATATCATAAAAGAATCTTCTTTATTAAAAGGCGTTACTCAGAATTCTATCGTTTGGATGAGCCACTTTGACGAAGTAGGACTGCTGCCTCCAGGCTTTGAATTGAATGCAAAATCGGGGGTAATTGCTTCAATTGCTAATGAAGAAAAGAAAATCTATTGCGTACAGTTTCACCCGGAAGTTTCTCATACAGAAGAAGGTGGGAAAATGCTGGAGAATTTCGTTTTTGCAATCTGTGATTCAGAGAAAAACTGGAAACTGACCAATTATATCGAAAAAACAGTTGAAGAAATTAAAGAAAGAGTAGGAGATAATAAGGTAATTCTTGGTCTTTCGGGAGGTGTAGATTCTTCTGTTGCGGCAGTTTTGATCCACAAAGCAATTGGAGATCAATTGCAATGTATCTTCGTAGACACCGGACTTTTACGAAAAGATGAAGACGTAAAAGTAATGGAAAACTATGGTGAGCATTTCCACATGAACATTAAATTGGTGGATGCTAAGGAAAGATTTTTATCTAAATTAGCCGGAGTTGATGATCCTGAAGCAAAAAGAAAAATCATCGGAAACGAATTCATTCATGTTTTCGACGAAGAATCTCATAAAATTGAAGGCGCAAAATTCTTAGCGCAGGGAACAATTTATCCGGATGTGATCGAAAGTCAGTCGGTGAACGGACCTTCTGCAGTAATCAAATCTCACCACAACGTGGGCGGACTTCCCGAAGAAATGGAGTTTGAATTGCTAGAGCCTTTAAGAGAATTGTTTAAAGATGAAGTAAGAAAAGTAGGTGAAGAATTGGGTATTCCTCATCATTTGGTACACAGACATCCTTTCCCTGGTCCTGGTTTAGGAATCAGAATTTTGGGTGCTGTAGATGCTGAAAAAGTGAAAATCCTGCAAGAAGCTGATGATATTTTTATCGAAGAGTTGTACAAAAATGACTTGTATGAGAAAGTTTCTCAGGCATTCGTAGTTCTTCTTCCGGTAAAATCTGTCGGAGTTATGGGCGACGAAAGAACCTACGAATATACAGCTGTAGTTCGTTCTGCCAACACCATCGACTTTATGACCGCAACCTGGAGCAGACTTCCTTACGAATTTTTAGATACTGTTTCGAGCAGAATCATCAACGAAGTAAGAGGAATCAACAGAGTAGCATACGATATTTCAAGCAAACCACCTGCAACGATTGAGTGGGAGTAA